One Centroberyx gerrardi isolate f3 chromosome 2, fCenGer3.hap1.cur.20231027, whole genome shotgun sequence DNA window includes the following coding sequences:
- the LOC139911404 gene encoding cytochrome P450 2C3-like: protein MMETICLLIVAVCVLLMLLPKPQRPKNFPPGPEPLPVFGNVLQLSMKNPVRDLDELSRRYGKVYSLFLGWRPAVVLHGLQAVREALVTRAVDFAGRPQGMMLNHVAEDKGLIMGSYGAVWREHRRFALTAMKNFGLGKRSMEERILEETAHICHCLEKSLGTPVDPLSLIHSAASNIICSVLFGQRYDYEDKVLSFIISSFKENAQIANGPWTAIYDTFPLLRRLPLPFQKVFKNCRNLKMHTRAIVDQHKLTRVPGLPRDVVDCYLDEMEKKGPDGCVLEEDRLVMLLLDLHFAGTDTSSNSILFAILYLATHSHKQAQCQREIDRVLGQGLSVSFEDRHRMPFVMATVHETQRLANIAPLGVFHATTRDTELMGYDIPEGTLIITNLTSVLFESTNWERPNDFYPGHFLDEDGRFVKPDAFLAFSAGPRVCLGELLARMELFLILVTLLRHFVFAWPEDAASPDLTPVFAGIQSPKPYRVAFRLRGDHVGA from the exons ATGATGGAAACAATCTGTCTTCTTATTGTTGCCGTCTGCGTTCTCCTCATGCTTCTGCCGAAGCCACAAAGGCCCAAGAATTTCCCACCAGGTCCGGAGCCTCTTCCAGTCTTCGGGAATGTGCTGCAGCTGAGCATGAAGAACCCGGTGAGAGACCTGGATGAG TTATCGAGGCGCTATGGGAAAGTGTACAGCCTGTTCCTGGGCTGGAGGCCAGCGGTGGTGCTCCACGGCCTGCAGGCGGTCAGGGAGGCTCTGGTGACCCGGGCGGTGGACTTTGCAGGACGACCACAAGGCATGATGCTCAACCATGTGGCCGAGGACAAAG ggCTGATCATGGGTAGCTATGGAGCGGTGTGGAGGGAGCACAGACGGTTTGCCCTGACCGCCATGAAAAACTTTGGTCTTGGGAAAAGATCCATGGAGGAGAGGATCCTGGAGGAGACCGCTCACATCTGTCACTGCCTGGAGAAGAGTCTGG GCACACCGGTGGATCCTCTGTCTCTGATCCACAGCGCCGCGTCCAACATCATCTGCTCTGTCCTTTTTGGACAGCGCTATGACTACGAGGACAAAGTGCTTTCCTTCATCATCAGCAGCTTCAAGGAAAACGCACAGATCGCCAACGGACCCTGGACTGCA ATTTATGATACGTTTCCTCTCCTGAGACGCTTGCCGCTGCCCTTCCAGAAGGTTTTTAAGAACTGCAGGAATTTGAAGATGCACACCCGGGCGATAGTGGACCAACACAAACTCACACGCGTTCCCGGACTGCCCCGGGACGTCGTAGACTGCTATCTGGACGAGATGGAgaag AAGGGGCCGGACGGCTGTGTGCTGGAGGAGGACAGGctggtgatgctgctgctggaccTCCACTTTGCCGGGACTGACACCAGTTCAAACAGCATCCTCTTTGCCATACTCTACCTGgccacacacagccacaaacaGG cccagtgtcagagagagatagacagggtCCTGGGGCAGGGTCTGAGCGTCTCGTTCGAGGACCGCCACAGGATGCCCTTTGTGATGGCGACCGTTCACGAGACGCAGCGCCTCGCCAACATCGCTCCACTCGGGGTGTTTCATGCCACCACCAGGGATACTGAGTTGATGGGTTATGACATCCCTgag GGCACCCTCATAATTACCAACCTTACTTCTGTGCTGTTCGAGAGCACCAACTGGGAGCGGCCAAATGACTTCTACCCCGGCCACTTCTTAGATGAGGATGGCCGGTTTGTGAAGCCTGACGCCTTCCTGGCGTTTTCTGCTG GTCCTCGTGTTTGTCTCGGGGAGCTTTTGGCGCGCATGGAGCTCTTCCTCATCCTGGTCACTCTTCTACGTCACTTCGTGTTCGCGTGGCCCGAGGATGCGGCGAGCCCTGACCTGACACCGGTGTTTGCGGGCATTCAGTCACCAAAACCTTACAGAGTGGCTTTCCGACTGAGAGGGGATCACGTTGGAGCGTGA